CTCTCCTATGTTCAGAACACTACTTTCCTGACAATGCAATATTATGCATATCTACTGGGTAGTatgtcccatggagttcaatgggacttacttctgagtgtgtataggattgtatcctaagtTTCAGAAGCAATCCTGGGATGAGACATTTAGGAGTGTCAGTACATCATAGTTTGTTGTGCATATTTAATTGTGCTCTCTGAGTTGTGGCAACTGTTGTGACTGTGTTAAACACTTCTGACACCATAGTCCACCATAATATTGGGCGGAAATGAATGTATTCACTTGCAGGCTTGTGAGATTTCATGATACAAGTCAAGTTTCATAGATCCTCATAGTTAACTGTCTGTTCTGAAACAAAACTTGAAAGTGACACGAATACTTTTTTTAccaatgcattttatattttctttgGCATTTAGAATTTGTGAATTAGACTGCTAAAGCAATTACAAAGATGTACAAACCCTATTTTTCCTTTACAAAGTGTTCCGTTTGGTATCCCAACTACTTGTATTTGGCCCTCTGCCAAATACAAGTATCATTTTTGACTTAAACTACAATGTGGTGAGCTTAGTAAGATAATGACATGGAAAATAAGTGTAATCCTTCATGTAACCAGTTCTTGTAGGTAAGATCTGTGGTGGTAGTTTCCCAAGTTACAGAAGACTTTCAGGCATAATACCATTTGGGCTTGCAAAATTGGTCATGATTGTTCTGTCTTTGATATTGGTAGAACATGGTTTGCAATGTGGTTCAAAAATCAGCATTTAATGGTATCCTTGGTCATGAGAAACCTCAACTCAGCTCCCTATTTTACCACAGAGATCTTAGTGACCTCAAGCAAATTATTGAGTGGTTGACTTCTTCCTCTTCAAAGGTGCAGCTGAGATTTAGCGAAATCCATAACTTTTGAATTATTACCAGTCTAATCTTATATatgagttcagtggaatttactgccaggtaagtgtgtttaggattgcagcctaggatTCTCTTTTGAAGATAACATCTGCAAAATGAAGGGATAGCTAGACTTgagcccattctctctggctgcccggtttgcttggaatgctcttccagagcaactacgtatcacgagttccattgtagattttaaaacgcatttgaaaactcatttgttttcaatagcttttggtattttagcttgatttactgttcttattactatgatttttctgTTATTTCTGTTATTTCtacctctaggcagggtatcacggttttatttgtatattttgtacagcaccaagtacattgttggtgcaataataataataataattaataatagaaGATGAGCTATATCCAGATTGTGTAAGCATGACTTTAGGAAGGACAGAAAATGTTTTGAGTGCTCTTTGTATTTCCATTGTGGAAGCTCAGAAGGTCTGAGCTTTGGTAGTATGTGATGAACAGgtgattatattatatatatgccaaaccccttaaaaaaaacattttctgagCACCTTGGAGAACTATTGATGCAAATATAACACCGTTTATATTTGGCTATGAATGAGATCCACTCCCTTATAGACAGTTCCCAGCAGAGTACAGAATTCTTTCTAACAGTTCTTAACTTTCCTTCAGTTGTGCAATTTAAACCAATTTCCAAACTTTGTTTTAGCTGGGAAATTCATGGCACTTTAGCAAGTGAATTAGGGGGTTGAGGAGCAACAGATGTTGAGATGAAGAAACTGAAGTGAAGAAATACTATGTCCTGACTACTAGAAAGCCCCATGAGTCCCCTTGACTTAAAACTGCCCATACTTGCAGGTTTTTATTTATAACCACAAGGCTACAAACTTACACTTGGAGCTGAGTTCCACAATGCAATTGCAGTCATGCTGATTTCTAGGCAGTAGATCAGTTACAGCTATGCCTATTATGGGATGAATTCATCTGCATGTTGGTTGTTCAATGGATAGTCCCATAGGCTAAACACAGCTATGATAAAAATGCAGTGCAGATGCAGAATCACTCTGAAACAGTGCTGTAGCATCTTTAAACCTAATTGGCTAAAAGTTACTTTGTTCGTAAAGGAGGCATCAATAGTGGTTGGTCCAATGGCTTCTCCTGTCTTACAGTATCAGCACAACCAGAAGGTAACACTCTGACCAGAGATGAGGGGCTCTTTCCAGTGGTGTCTGAACACTCACAGGTCATCCTTCACCTTCAACATAAGAGGAAGGCGAAGGGTGAGAGAAGGAAGAAGCATAGTGGGTCAGCATTGCCAAAGCTCTGGCATGTTCCAGCCAGTTACACAAACAGTGGTCCCTGAGGGGAGTCTCTTTTATGATAACAAGGAGATTCCCCTTCAGTGCCGTTTGCATATCTTCCGTTAGCGATTCCTTTCCACATCCTCTCCAGAGGGATTCCTCTCCACTTTCTCTCTTCCCTGTTAGTCTCCTAGTCAAGGAGCAAAGCATGGAGAGGGCCCACGGAGAGAGCCCAAGTATTCGCAGTCTGCATAGGGAACTTCTACAAGCAGGAACTTCTGTGACCCTGCACCATTAGATGCCTGTTTCACACCAAATGGAAAATGGAATGGAACTCTTATCGTGAGTTCCTTCTGATTTGATGTGACAGAAACATCCAAGCCATACCCTTACTTATACATGTAGCTGATACGCACTTAGTCCAGACAAAAatctttttaatcattttttattagaagttttaacaaaataaaacaaaaacccaataaaacaaaaacaaagtgccACTACATACTTCAAATGTATTTTGACAGTTTAAGATCTTTCCTCACATTGCTGTTTCATCTACCACTCTCCAACTTATGCTAAGCCAAATTGCGGATAAAGGAACAATTCTACTCTGTTTACTCTATATAATTAGGCGTCTGTGTTTGTAGTCCATCTCATACTGGGCAATGGGATGGAAATGGGGAAGAGTCTGGTTGTACTGGGTCTGCTGTGGAAATCTATCTCACTTTCCTGAACAGTGGGAGGAGACAACCAACTATTGAATTCTTATATCACagcaaaccatgggctgttggcTGTTGCCCAGACACctagaaaagggtgggggggagaaagctctAGGAATGGACTTTATGATTATTGTCATAGAGGCCTTGTCCTAGAGGATCCCTGGAACATCCTAGGAAACAGTGGTTGAAGGCTTCTAACTGCTTCTTAGGATGCTCTAGGAATCAGGTTTCCctattctttttttctgaaaaagttCCAGGTAAGAGAGTGTGGGATGTCAGCATAATTCAGAAAGAGTGGAttagaggaaggagaagggcttGGAATCAGGATTCCTGCTTGGTTTGAGAACTGAGTTTTCTGGGTGGAGGGTTGCCTGGCCTCTGAAACACTATTGGAAGACAGGAATTGGATTTGAATGAATGGGGTATGTAGGTGCATTGTATGTTGTATATGAGTtgtatgtgcatgcacatgtATGTGTAGCACTGCTACTCTAAGAGACACCCATTGCAGCCCTGGGGCCAAAAGGATTGTGTATCCTTGCTCTACACACAACATGGATTGTCTAATTGGAGTAAACAGCGTTAAGAGAAAGCAGTAGTGATTATGTGGCTATGGTTGTAGATTTATTGGACCTCACCCAAGTGTATTCTGCTGTTTtgtgtggatcgggagacataattttaaaacttttatgaTTAtggaaaattgttgttgttgttttgcctttttACTTTAGCTCCCGGGATATGTTGGATGTGCTGGCTGATTTAAGTCGTTGATCCATTTGATTCATTCCTAAAGGCTACCATGAAGTTTTGTTGCAGACCTTCATTACTGTGCATTTTAAGTGGGTGTGGTTGTTTTTTGCTGATTATAAATACCTTTGAGGGATTTTTGTTGAGGACTGTATAGAGACTGTAGAATTaagaatatattttaatttgtttaggTTTGTGATTGGAGTAGATGCAGTTGTACCCTAAGGCCTTGGCTACCAGTGTGGCATATGGTGTGCTGTAGATAGTAGCTTGAGATGGGGATATAATAACCATTGGGCTTGTGATTATAAAGTAGCATTATAAAATTTTACTACATTGTCCATAAAACTGAATTGTTGCATGGACTGGTAAATACTTGGTTTTCATAGTGAGATGGAAGTAATTTAAATCCTGGAAGAATGTCTCCCAAAGATAATTCATCAATATATACTAAAAAATAGGAGTGCAGTGTTAAATTACCTTCAGTCACAGAGGAAGTTGTGTTCCAGTTCTGAGTGCTGTTACGTAATACCTTAGTCTGTTGCAAGTTCACATGCAGTTTATATGAAAACATTGTTTATAAACTAAGGATAACAGTTcattcatctgatgaagtgggatcTAGGTCCATATAAGCTGGTACTATGATAAACCTTGTTaaccttaaggtgccacaagacttggtTGCATGTAACATTTTTGAATAGTGTCAGACTGCCAGTCTAAAAGAATGGGAGTCATTGAGATAAAAGCCTCTCAGCAGAGTACCACAGAATTGTGTGACCTGGATATTTCTATTACCTAAAATtattagagagagaaaaacacttGGGATCAAATTACTGTGAAATGCAAGATGTATACAAGACTACTTTCGTTGGGGTATGTATCTGCATATGCGAGAGAGGGAATGATTTGGTTTTGATGttacgataacccatgatgggttaattaaaccacTGGTTTAATCAACCCattatgggttattgtgtcatctgggggatattttttaacccatgatggcttatttggccaaaatagccCACTCTGATAACTCAGTCTGcaaagtgggttatttaacccatcatgggttattgtgctgCATAGCAATCACtatgggttattttggctggctacagagcttcgcagcaagagcagtcaaaacagctGCTGCTCTGCTCTTTGCTGGCTTACTGCTTAGGAACATGTTAAAGGGACCAAGCGAGCAGTGTAGAGGAAGCAGGGTATGAGGTTtgatcctgatcctgcaaacttgcAAGGTGTTATAGGCACCTCCACCTTTTTCATCCACCTGAGATTTTCGCTGCTTTCAGAGCTAGGCTGCTGGTTTTTCATAGTGCATTGGGCAATTTCTGCTCTAATTTGGCAGGGTCCCACAGAGCTGAAAAAAGCAGACTAAACCTCTCCCAAGCTAGGCAGGTACAACAGTCACACTGCACTCTACTCTGCCTTATTTTCTGACAGTTTGGGCAGAGTTCCAGCAGCCTGCATGAACCTCAGCCTGGGAGCATTGTTCTCTGCCCCCCTCTGTTCCGTGCTCTGTGGAAAGGGAAAGCATGGTGAGGTATCCTCGGAAAAGAGCATTGTCTGGAAACCTGAGTAGCCAGTTCTCCACCAACAACTCTGCTAGCTTATTTTGCCTCTAAACGATAGTGGAAAGTATCCTAAGAATTTCCATGTAACTAGCCAAATCTGTACATCGTTCTCTATATACTGAAATACCTACATATTGAAATATCTGCACAGTCATATTATCCACACATCCATatagcgatttatttatttattttattacatttttataccacccaatagctgaagctttctgggcgattcacaaaaattaaaaccacgaagaacataataaaacaaccaacaatctaaaaacacaaatacaaaatacagtagaaaaagcacaaccaggataaaaccatgcagcagaaattgatataagattaaaatacaggattaaaacagtaaaatttaagtgtaagttaaaattaggtgttaaaatactgagagaataaaaaggtcttcagctgacgacgaaaagagtacagtgtaggcgccaggcggacctctctgtggagctcattccacagccgtggtgccacagcggagaaggccctcctcctagtagccacctgcctaacttcttttagcagaggctcacagagaaggacccctgtggatgatcttaaggtccaggcaggtacatatgggaggaggcgttccttcaaataacctggccccaagccgtttagggctttgaatgttagtaccagcactttgaattgggcccagacctggactggcagccaatgaagttgtaaaaggactggtgtaatgtggtgtcgccggccagtccctgttagtaaacgggctgccctgttttgtaccagttgaagtttccggaccgttttcaaaggcagccccacgtataacgcactgCAGTCATCCAAACAAGCTATACATCTTTATATCTGTAAATCCTTATATCTACAACATTGAAATATCTACATGGTGATATATCCAAATATAGATATATCtatacaacaatttaaacaaaATTCTTCTGATACTGGAATAGCTACTTCGGAGGAGGGGAGAATTGCAATTTAATGCTAACTTGAAGTAATGGCTCTTATTGGTTGTTTAGAAATGCAGAACTGAGTTCCAGTAAATCGGAGGAGTAGAGGATAGAGATAGATAACAATGTAGTGAGTGTAGTAAATGTGCAGGGGTTTGATGGGGGATCGGGTCCTTCTGACTGGGAGATGCTGTGTATGAAGATTTGTCTTGATCTTGCAAATATCCAGTGCTTCAAAGGTGAACCAGCACCATTGCTAGGGCAGGAGGACTGAAGCAGGGGGTGGGATGTGAATAAAATTACACAAAGTagtttaataagctactcacagtagcttattagcctgcTTGTATTGTAGGGGATCATGGGCTATTTAAAGTAAGCTTATTAACCTATTGTGGGCTACCATGacgtctgaacgcagccagtgtctttttttttaaatgccagttgagaaaaaaacacctcatgcatctgatgaagtgcagATGTATGCCACAATCAGAGTTACTCTTTACAGTGCCACAAGATACTTTGTTTtagctgcaacagactaacagtaGCCCTTCCAGAATTATTTCACATATAACAGTCACTCAGTATCAGCCCCCAGCCTTCTGTCCCTACAGTTACAACAAATGCAGAGGCGTTTCTTAGCTTTATCTAATTAAAATCTTAATTTTACCTCGGTAAAAACTTCTTCTCAGTCTTCTGATTTAAAGCCTGAAGGTATGGTGAGTGCTAGCATAAGGTCGCTGCCCCATTTTAATAAGATGAAAGCAGACAAATATACTTAGATTAACAGCCTTTCAAGATCAGTCATGTATACTCCTACCTATTCTTTTTCACagcttggggcacaatcctacccatgtttagacagaagaaatcctacaacttccagcatgctggctggggaatgccagaGATAAAAACTTTAAACAGGCCATTGGAGTCTGAGCATGCATGCTGTGTAGCCACAGAATGTAGAGTGACAATTGGGGAAGAAAAACATTATTGGGGGAGGAGTGGGATGCCCTGCTCGTAGAGCATGACTGGCTGGAAGCCTGAACAAGAGCACTCCTTTTAGGAGGGAGGATACACTTTGTTGCAGCTGTGCATATTCTAATAGCAATCAAGTGATATAGTGATCACTACTAAATCTAATATTAGTTGTATTCTTTCTTGAACCCCACCATAGATAACAATGGTAAAATTTGACTAATTGTACTTGTGCTTGATGAATATCTTGTTTGAAGAATACGATGAAACATAGGATAGCTTTTTCCAGTGGTGAGTCCTCTTTGCTATTGGGCCAGCTTAAGTAATGTGTTATGTACACAGAAAGGCCATTTGAAATACAGCAGGTTTCACAAAGTGCTTTCTTTAAAAGatggaagatcatagaatcatagaatagtagagttggaaggggcctaaaaggccatagggtggattcctcaatgcaggaatccactctacagcatacttgacagactAGTCTTAAACTTCAGCCTCTGTAGCTGGTGAATTTGTACTTCCTTGACATTTAAATTTCTCCTTGCTACTGcctacagcagcctcccccaacttagtgccctctagatattttggacttcagctcccttcagccccagccagcatggtcaatggtcagaaatgttggaagttgtaatccaTAATACAGGGGGTTTGCAGAAGACTGGCCTAGAGCAGCTTCCATTTATTGAAATTGGAACTTTTCATCCTTTAATTATGAATTTCAGTTTACTGAGCTTCCCTTGACATTGGCGTTTCAAGCAATGAGCATTAAATTATGCACAAAGGATTGCCAAGTTCAAAGTAATTTCCTCTATTCGTATTGTTTGTAAGCAGAACTTGTGATTGTTAATATGATTAAATTTCCATAGTTTAGATGGAACTTGGTTCCAAGTAAGTGTACTTAGGACTGGTGCCCCtatatttaaaaagccaaattctCATTAAAATGCTCTAATTACATTTGATATCTATGGGGGAAATAACTGTACTCTTCCTTAATTTTAGGGAGAATCGATAAAATACTTTCTGGACAACTTGGATAAACTTGGAGAACCAGTAAGTTTATTCTCTAATTTGCCTTTTAAAGCACTAATGCATGCTGAAAGACATCTTGTTACTTATATGTGTAGCTTCAAACAGTTGAAAGTCAATTATGTTACAAATTAACTGAAATTATATGTATTAAAATAGACAAACAAGAAGAACAAATATATACATAATAAACATGTTTTGTCATGCTTAAAACACTCCTGATTAATAGCTAAAATTCACATGGGTGACATCTTCCTTTGTTGTGTACCAAGTGGCGTGTAGACCATGTACAGCTCCAAGAACTCACCCCAAATACTACTAATTTTTTTCCATGTTTCGTCCCATTCTATATGTTACCATTTCTTTGATCTACCTCTCATGGTTGAGTTGGAACTCATACTTCCATTGTGAAAGCATCATAAGCCTAGCAACGTAAAATGTTAGCCATGTCTATTGTTTATGGGCATCAACCCACATATGACATGGGTCCCCTGAAATTTGTAGGAGGAATTGTAGCTACCATGATGAATATGCGATGGGGTTGTGTCAAGTGGTCCAAACCTGGCCACCGTGATTAACCATAATGTTATGGTTGATGTTAATAACATCTATGAGGTCACAATTTCCATCAGGATTATTGAATTGTTCATGAATTCCACAAATGTATTAAAAAGATGGAAGTTAACCGTGTCATTTTTCAGACTGGCTATTCCATTTTTCAAGTCACTGGTTATTTCATAACTTCTTGGCTTGTACATTCTTCTGGATGCTAAGCAGTTTACATGTCTGCTTCTGAAAAATAACAGAATTCAAAAGGGAAAGATCATTGCAAACCTTTGTAGCCCAAAATACTGAATAGCAGTGAGCTTTCATTCAAAATTATCTTTAAATCTTTTCTGTAGTTCTTCGTTTGCTATAGATTGATTGATCCAAGTTAGCAGGAATACATTAGCATTTTAAGCCTACTTGTAGAAAGTGCTGTTAGAAAATCTCTCTATCTCTGTAGGGAAGAATTAAATTTCTCTTTACTTTTTATGAGCTTATTTAATGTTCTGCTAAAGGCACCCTTTTTAAATCTTAATAATATGGGTAGTTCTGCAGGATGTAAACAACTTGGTGCCAACTTGCTTATATAAAATAGCCTAGACCAAACAGTTCCCCTTTCCCAAATTAGTTTCTGCTTTCACTTTTCACTGAAGTTTTTTAACCAGTTAAGTGAGATACGGATAGAGAAATCCTATCGTGGATGGATGGGGAGAACTGAAGGTGGAGAATCCCCCATATCCAAAGGGATATGTaaagaagggagggaagaggagcagTGTTTCACTGTTTGTCTTTGACTTTCCTGGcccatttttctcccttcctcgGAGTTCTCTTCCATTGATTTCCGTGGAATAAATTAAACTATGCCAGCTCCAAGTTTGGTATAGATTTGCTGCCAGGTAGCAGGTGTGTCAGAGGAGAGGGACTGCTTTGGGTCCTGCATATCCTAGCCTTTCCCCAGTCCTCCCCCAGACACCTAGGAaaccccccctcttttttccctttcttttttttgctgaTGTCGGAGATCTGGCTTGGCAAGGGCTCTGGTGGGTGAAacaccacccacccccgccctgaGAGAGGGTGACCTGAAACATCCTATGGCCTTTAGGACACCgtcccaggaaccataggatttcagccttagtgcTTATCATTCTCATACTTATTTCAATTTTTGATTTTGTGTTATTCACACACCTGATTTGCAActcttttttaaatgttcaggCAATGAAATAACTCTCCTGTTTCACACTTTCTATGGCATTTCATTTTAAGGTTCAATAATATACACAGTGGTGTTTTTAATTAAGGTATGTTTTTGTTCTTAGGACTATCTTCCCTCACAGCAAGATATTCTATTGGCACGAAGACCTACAAAAGGGATCCATGAGTACGATTTTGAGATTAAAAATGTTCCCTTCAAGATGGTTGATGTAGGTGGCCAAAGGTCAGAGCGAAAACGTTGGTTTGAGTGCTTTGACAGTGTCACCTCAATATTGTTCCTGGTTTCGTCAAGTGAATTTGACCAGGTACTTATGGAGGATCGACTAACAAATCGCCTTACAGAATCTCTGAACATTTTTGAAACTATTGTCAACAACCGGGTTTTCAGCAATGTCTCCATCATTCTCTTCCTAAACAAAACAGACTTACTTGAGGAAAAAGTTCAAAAAGTGAGCATCAAAGACTATTTCCCAGAATTTGAAGGGGATCCTCACAATGTAACAGATGTCCAAAAATTCCTGGTAGATTGTTTTCGTACCAAACGCCGGGATCAGCAGCAGAAGCCCTTATATCACCACTTCACCACTGCTATTAATACAGAAAACATCCGCCTGGTATTCCGTGATGTCAAGGATACCATCCTTCACGATAACCTCAAGCAGCTCATGCTACAGTGATGTGCAAAAAGACTTTGATTTGTGTTACTAGTTTACAGCAGGAGTTGGAAAAAACTGGTCTTGTCAGACCTGCTGCTGTTATAGTTATTGCCAATTTCTCTTGAAATTCAGGCTTTAATCTTTTCCACTGTATTTTCCATCTTGAATCAGTTTTAATTTCTTAGCAGACTTTCGTTTTGTAAAGCTAACTACAAGTTTt
This window of the Elgaria multicarinata webbii isolate HBS135686 ecotype San Diego chromosome 3, rElgMul1.1.pri, whole genome shotgun sequence genome carries:
- the GNA13 gene encoding guanine nucleotide-binding protein subunit alpha-13, which translates into the protein MADFLPSRSPLSGCFPGCLLNSSEAEQQRKSKEIDKCLYREKTYVKRLVKILLLGAGESGKSTFLKQMRIIHGQDWDRPAREEFRATIYSNVIKGVRVLVDAREKLHIPWGNPANQTNGDKLMAFDTRSGVAIHGMVETHIFLQYLPAIRALWADSGIQNAYDRRREFQLGESIKYFLDNLDKLGEPDYLPSQQDILLARRPTKGIHEYDFEIKNVPFKMVDVGGQRSERKRWFECFDSVTSILFLVSSSEFDQVLMEDRLTNRLTESLNIFETIVNNRVFSNVSIILFLNKTDLLEEKVQKVSIKDYFPEFEGDPHNVTDVQKFLVDCFRTKRRDQQQKPLYHHFTTAINTENIRLVFRDVKDTILHDNLKQLMLQ